One region of Takifugu flavidus isolate HTHZ2018 chromosome 14, ASM371156v2, whole genome shotgun sequence genomic DNA includes:
- the gja2 gene encoding gap junction protein, alpha 2, with the protein MGDWNLLGKLLESAQEHSTVVGKVWLTVLFIFRILVLGTAAEKVWGDEQSGFTCDTKQPGCQNVCYDKTFPISHIRFWVMQIIFVSTPTLIYLGHILHLVRMEEKEKQKEKDLAALSEKQEQLLGNKPKKASIKDNQGHVRLQGALLRTYVFNIIFKTLFEVAFIVAQYFLYGFELKPMYTCDRWPCPNMVNCYISRPTEKTVFILFMLAVASISLLLNLVEMYHLGFTKCHQGLRYRRSRVKNPPPKALPESVVPFAPSYNYFSGHPAVPEPFSSNPKYSVTEPSSAYSPYSSKAVYKQNRDNLAVERKGKSEDEIVMERKPSSPALEMSVDNQRRNSQSSKHSKSRLDDLKI; encoded by the coding sequence ATGGGGGACTGGAACTTGTtggggaagctgctggagaGTGCCCAGGAACACTCCACTGTTGTGGGAAAAGTCTGGCTGACAGTGCTGTTCATCTTCCGTATCCTGGTGCTGGGAACTGCCGCGGAGAAGGTGTGGGGGGATGAACAGTCCGGCTTCACGTGCGACACCAAGCAGCCCGGTTGTCAGAACGTTTGCTACGACAAGACTTTCCCCATTTCTCACATCCGCTTCTGGGTGATGCAGATCATTTTTGTCTCCACGCCCACCCTTATCTATTTGGGCCACATCCTTCATTTGGTTCGcatggaggaaaaagagaagcagaaagagaaGGACCTCGCAGCCCTGTCTGAAAAGCAGGAGCAGTTGCTTGGCAACAAGCCAAAGAAGGCCTCAATTAAAGACAACCAGGGCCACGTGCGTTTGCAAGGAGCCCTGCTGCGAACTTACGTCTTCAACATTATCTTCAAGACCCTGTTTGAAGTGGCCTTTATTGTAGCTCAGTACTTCCTCTATGGTTTTGAGCTAAAGCCGATGTACACCTGCGACCGCTGGCCTTGTCCCAATATGGTGAATTGCTACATTTCGCGGCCCACCGAGAAGAcagtcttcatcctcttcatgctGGCTGTGGCCTCCATCTCGCTGCTGCTCAACCTGGTGGAAATGTACCACCTGGGTTTCACTAAGTGCCATCAGGGTCTTCGATACAGGCGATCAAGGGTCAAAAACCCGCCTCCCAAGGCCCTGCCCGAGTCCGTCGTGCCCTTTGCCCCCAGCTACAACTACTTCTCCGGTCATCCCGCGGTGCCGGAGCCGTTTTCATCTAACCCAAAATACAGCGTGACAGAGCCCAGCTCCGCTTACAGCCCCTACAGCAGTAAGGCTGTCTACAAGCAGAACAGAGACAATCTGGCcgtggagaggaaaggaaaatcCGAGGACGAGATCGTGATGGAGAGGaaaccctcctctcctgctttgGAGATGTCCGTCGACAATCAGCGCCGAAACAGTCAGTCAAGCAAGCACAGCAAGAGCAGACTGGACGACCTAAAGATCTAA